A single region of the Thermococcus zilligii AN1 genome encodes:
- the ppsA gene encoding phosphoenolpyruvate synthase, with amino-acid sequence MSGYRFIKWFEELRKTDVPLVGGKGANLGEMTNAGIPVPPGFCVTAEAYKYFVEHVKLEDGKTLQEWIMDIISKTNVDDSKQLQENTAKIRQKIIDLPMLPEIAKEIEDAYKKLSQRFNKDAVYVAVRSSATAEDLPEASFAGQQETYLDVYGAEDVIEKVKKCWASLWTARATFYRAKQGFDHSRVYLSAVVQKMVNSEKSGVMFTANPVTSDRNEIMINASWGLGEAVVSGSVTPDEYIVEKGTWKIKDKFIAKKEVMVVRNPETNRGTIYVKVADYLGQEWVEKQVLTDEQIIELAKMGAKIEEHYGWPQDIEWAYDKDDGKLYIVQSRPITTLKEEAKAEEAAETGEGEIILKGLGASPGVGAGRVVVIFDASEIDKVKQGDVLVTTMTNPDMVPAMKRASAIVTDEGGRTSHAAIVSRELGIPAVVGTKEATKKLKTGDYVTVDGTRGVVYRGIVKDLVGKKEEPVAAAGGGQVVVAGAPLITATKIKVNVSMPEMAEKAAATGADGVGLLRAEHMILSIGEHPVKFIKEGKFDELVEKLADGIRTVAAAFYPRPVWYRTLDAPTNEFKEMPGGEDEPDERNPMLGWRGIRRSLDQVELLKAEFLAIKKVVEEGYTNVGVMLPLVGHPEQVRKAKEIALSVGLRPHKDVEWGIMVEVPAAALIIEDLIKEGIDFISFGTNDLTQYTLAIDRDNDRIAYLYDETHPAVLKLIEHVIKVCKKYGVETSICGQAGSDPKMAKILVRLGIDSISANPDAVELIRKTVAQEEQKILLEAARKKLFGED; translated from the coding sequence ATGAGCGGATACAGGTTTATAAAGTGGTTCGAGGAGCTCAGGAAGACCGACGTTCCCCTCGTCGGTGGAAAGGGAGCAAACCTCGGAGAAATGACCAACGCCGGAATCCCGGTTCCGCCCGGGTTCTGCGTTACTGCTGAGGCCTACAAGTACTTCGTTGAGCACGTCAAGCTCGAGGATGGAAAGACCCTTCAGGAGTGGATTATGGACATCATAAGCAAGACCAACGTTGACGACTCAAAGCAGCTCCAGGAGAACACAGCCAAGATCAGGCAGAAGATAATCGATCTCCCGATGCTCCCGGAGATAGCCAAGGAGATAGAGGACGCTTACAAGAAGCTCAGCCAGAGGTTCAACAAGGACGCCGTTTACGTTGCGGTTCGCTCTTCTGCAACGGCTGAGGACCTCCCGGAGGCTTCCTTCGCCGGCCAGCAGGAGACCTATCTCGACGTCTACGGCGCTGAAGACGTCATAGAGAAGGTCAAGAAGTGCTGGGCCAGCCTCTGGACGGCCAGGGCCACCTTCTACAGGGCCAAGCAGGGCTTCGACCACAGCAGGGTCTACCTCTCAGCTGTCGTCCAGAAGATGGTCAACAGCGAGAAGAGCGGTGTCATGTTCACCGCCAACCCGGTCACCAGCGACAGGAACGAGATAATGATCAACGCCAGCTGGGGCCTCGGTGAGGCCGTCGTCAGCGGAAGCGTTACCCCTGACGAGTACATCGTCGAGAAGGGCACCTGGAAGATAAAGGACAAGTTCATCGCCAAGAAGGAAGTTATGGTTGTTCGCAACCCCGAGACCAACAGGGGCACCATCTACGTCAAGGTCGCCGACTATCTCGGGCAGGAATGGGTTGAGAAGCAGGTTCTCACCGACGAGCAGATCATAGAGCTCGCCAAGATGGGTGCAAAGATCGAGGAGCACTACGGCTGGCCGCAGGACATCGAGTGGGCCTACGACAAGGACGACGGCAAGCTCTACATCGTCCAGAGCAGGCCGATAACCACCCTCAAGGAGGAGGCCAAGGCCGAGGAGGCCGCCGAGACCGGAGAAGGTGAGATCATCCTCAAGGGCCTCGGTGCTTCACCCGGCGTTGGTGCTGGCAGGGTGGTTGTCATCTTCGACGCCAGCGAAATCGACAAGGTCAAGCAGGGCGACGTCCTGGTCACCACGATGACCAACCCGGACATGGTTCCGGCGATGAAGAGGGCGAGCGCCATAGTCACCGACGAGGGCGGAAGAACCAGCCACGCCGCTATCGTTAGCAGGGAGCTCGGTATCCCGGCCGTTGTCGGTACCAAGGAAGCAACCAAGAAGCTCAAGACCGGTGACTACGTCACAGTTGATGGAACCAGGGGTGTCGTCTACAGGGGCATAGTCAAGGACCTCGTCGGGAAGAAGGAGGAGCCGGTGGCCGCCGCTGGTGGTGGACAGGTCGTCGTTGCGGGCGCTCCGCTCATCACCGCGACCAAGATCAAGGTCAACGTCTCAATGCCTGAAATGGCCGAGAAGGCCGCCGCCACAGGCGCCGACGGTGTCGGTCTCCTCCGCGCCGAGCACATGATCCTCAGCATCGGTGAGCACCCGGTCAAGTTCATCAAGGAGGGCAAGTTCGACGAGCTCGTCGAGAAGCTCGCCGATGGCATAAGAACCGTTGCGGCCGCATTCTACCCGAGGCCGGTCTGGTACAGGACGCTCGATGCCCCGACCAACGAGTTCAAGGAGATGCCCGGCGGAGAGGACGAGCCGGACGAGAGGAACCCGATGCTCGGCTGGCGCGGAATCAGGCGCAGCCTCGACCAGGTCGAGCTCCTCAAGGCCGAGTTCCTCGCCATCAAGAAGGTCGTCGAGGAGGGCTACACCAACGTCGGCGTCATGCTCCCGCTCGTCGGCCACCCCGAGCAGGTGAGGAAGGCCAAGGAGATAGCCCTCTCAGTCGGCCTCAGGCCACACAAGGACGTTGAGTGGGGAATAATGGTCGAGGTTCCGGCAGCTGCTCTCATCATCGAGGACCTCATCAAGGAGGGCATTGACTTCATAAGCTTCGGAACCAACGACCTCACCCAGTACACCCTCGCCATCGACAGGGACAACGACAGAATAGCTTACCTCTACGACGAGACGCACCCGGCAGTGCTCAAGCTCATCGAGCACGTCATCAAGGTCTGCAAGAAGTACGGCGTTGAGACCAGCATCTGCGGCCAGGCCGGAAGCGACCCGAAGATGGCCAAGATCCTCGTCAGGCTCGGCATCGACAGCATCTCAGCTAACCCCGATGCAGTTGAGCTCATCAGGAAGACCGTGGCCCAGGAGGAGCAGAAGATCCTCCTCGAAGCCGCCAGGAAGAAGCTCTTCGGGGAGGACTGA
- a CDS encoding MATE family efflux transporter, which yields MMRKVEALREQILYGPVVKTLILLAYPLIINQLVQVLYNLTDTFWLGRLGRTELSAPGTAWPLVWLFTSIGAGFATAGFAFVSQYIGAGEYDKANRSAGALYSVMLLFSIAVGIIGVVLAPQMLRLMNVSDTIYPYALSYTRVVFLGIPFSFTLSAFNFLLRAVGDTRTPVKINVGTVILNIVLDPLFIFGWGPFPRLGVIGAAIATMLSGTIGSVIGGYLLFTGRVGIHLTLETLKPDFHLYSRIFRVGLPASIGSSTTALGFVILTRVIFTVGKLYGEVHGIPDFEDVAFATYSITNRLTNFMFAFTDGISMAMGTMVGQAIGARLYNRAKEIAEKTMVINFMVLSFGTLLFIIFRVPIFRFFINDPAVIAESAKVVEYFSASLPFFGVFAAVDNVFQSAGQTKKSMILGMVRLWALRLPLSYWLGVLMRDTTGTWLGMGLSNVLGAVMAIAWFLGGSWRKAIIDG from the coding sequence ATGATGCGTAAAGTCGAAGCCCTGCGCGAGCAGATCCTTTACGGCCCGGTAGTAAAAACGCTCATCCTGTTAGCCTATCCTTTGATAATCAACCAGCTCGTTCAGGTTCTCTATAACCTCACCGACACGTTCTGGCTCGGCAGGCTCGGCAGGACTGAGCTTTCCGCCCCGGGAACGGCATGGCCCCTCGTGTGGCTCTTTACCAGCATAGGGGCGGGTTTTGCAACCGCCGGCTTCGCCTTCGTGAGCCAGTACATCGGTGCAGGGGAATACGATAAGGCGAACCGCTCCGCAGGGGCGCTCTATTCTGTGATGCTCCTCTTTTCAATCGCGGTCGGGATCATTGGTGTAGTCCTCGCCCCCCAGATGCTCCGCCTGATGAACGTCAGCGACACCATTTACCCCTACGCGCTCAGCTACACGAGGGTTGTCTTTTTGGGGATCCCGTTTTCCTTTACCCTTTCCGCCTTCAACTTCCTCCTGAGGGCGGTTGGCGACACGAGGACACCGGTGAAGATAAACGTCGGCACGGTAATCCTCAACATAGTCCTCGACCCGCTCTTCATCTTCGGCTGGGGGCCGTTTCCGCGGCTTGGAGTCATCGGGGCGGCGATAGCGACGATGCTCTCCGGCACTATCGGCTCCGTAATAGGAGGTTATCTCCTGTTCACCGGCAGGGTGGGAATTCACCTCACCCTCGAGACCCTGAAGCCGGATTTCCACCTCTACTCCCGCATCTTCCGCGTTGGGCTTCCAGCGAGCATCGGTAGCTCGACCACGGCCTTGGGCTTCGTTATTCTGACGAGGGTTATCTTCACCGTCGGAAAGCTCTACGGAGAGGTTCACGGAATTCCCGACTTCGAGGACGTCGCTTTTGCCACCTACAGCATAACCAACCGCTTGACGAACTTCATGTTCGCCTTCACCGACGGAATAAGCATGGCCATGGGGACGATGGTCGGTCAGGCCATAGGGGCGAGGCTCTACAACAGGGCAAAGGAGATAGCCGAGAAGACGATGGTCATAAACTTCATGGTACTCAGCTTTGGAACGCTCCTCTTCATAATCTTCCGCGTGCCCATCTTCAGGTTCTTCATAAATGACCCGGCCGTTATAGCCGAGAGCGCCAAGGTCGTGGAGTACTTCTCGGCATCACTGCCCTTCTTCGGGGTCTTTGCGGCTGTGGACAACGTCTTCCAGAGCGCCGGACAGACGAAGAAGAGCATGATACTCGGCATGGTGAGGCTCTGGGCACTGAGGCTCCCGCTCAGCTACTGGCTGGGCGTTTTAATGAGAGACACGACGGGAACGTGGCTCGGAATGGGCCTGAGCAACGTCCTTGGCGCGGTCATGGCCATTGCCTGGTTCCTGGGGGGAAGCTGGAGGAAGGCGATAATCGACGGGTAA
- a CDS encoding MATE family efflux transporter, giving the protein MEREKLLRMREEILNGPVEKTLLRLAYPLIVNNLVQVLYNITDTFWLGKLGREALAAPGTSWPIIGTLTALGMGFATAGFALVGQYIGAGNYERANRSAGALYSLMLLFSAATAIISLAILPYALRFMKVTPNVYPYAKAYAQVVFAGTPLSFAFMAFSALMRASGDTKTPVKISMLTVGMNALLDPVFIFLFGLGVEGAAVATVLSNGAGAVIGARILRSGKAGLHLTRETMKPDFGFYRKIFHVGLPSAVGQSADSFGFVVLTRIIYGYGDAVYAAYTITTRLVNFITSIADGVSMATGTMIAQNVGAENYGRARKIAERAMVVNFLIAGFAVVIIGLFRVPLFRVFLDDPEVIAQSDYVLKYFLSSVPFFNGVFVIVTGTFSSAGHTKKSMVLNMLRLWGLRIPLSYAFGYVGAIEVLGLKIPLAGLFGFTSKGVFFGMGMSNFLAALVALAWFMRGSWMKRII; this is encoded by the coding sequence ATGGAGCGCGAAAAACTGCTCAGAATGCGCGAGGAAATCCTCAACGGCCCCGTTGAAAAGACCCTCCTCAGGTTGGCCTATCCTTTGATAGTCAACAACCTCGTCCAGGTTCTCTACAACATAACGGACACCTTCTGGCTCGGGAAGCTCGGTAGGGAGGCTCTGGCTGCTCCAGGAACGAGCTGGCCGATAATAGGGACCCTCACGGCCCTTGGCATGGGCTTTGCGACCGCCGGTTTTGCCCTCGTCGGCCAGTACATAGGCGCGGGAAACTACGAGAGGGCCAACCGTTCGGCGGGAGCGCTCTATTCGCTCATGCTTCTCTTCTCCGCGGCGACGGCAATAATAAGCCTGGCCATCCTCCCCTACGCGCTCCGCTTCATGAAGGTCACTCCCAACGTCTACCCCTACGCAAAGGCCTACGCGCAGGTTGTCTTTGCTGGCACACCGCTGTCATTCGCCTTCATGGCGTTCTCTGCCCTCATGAGGGCCTCCGGAGACACGAAAACGCCGGTGAAGATAAGCATGCTCACCGTTGGGATGAACGCACTCCTCGACCCGGTTTTCATATTCCTCTTCGGCCTCGGCGTTGAGGGGGCGGCGGTTGCCACTGTCCTCTCAAACGGCGCTGGAGCAGTAATCGGCGCGAGGATTCTAAGGAGCGGGAAGGCAGGCCTGCACCTCACGCGCGAGACCATGAAACCCGACTTCGGGTTTTACAGGAAGATATTCCACGTCGGTCTCCCCTCTGCCGTCGGCCAATCCGCGGACAGCTTCGGCTTCGTCGTCCTCACGAGGATCATCTACGGCTACGGCGACGCGGTTTACGCGGCCTACACCATAACCACCCGCCTCGTCAACTTCATAACGAGCATAGCGGACGGCGTGAGCATGGCCACCGGGACGATGATAGCCCAGAACGTTGGGGCGGAAAACTATGGGCGGGCCAGGAAGATAGCAGAGAGGGCCATGGTGGTCAACTTCCTCATAGCGGGCTTTGCGGTGGTCATCATCGGCCTCTTCCGGGTTCCCCTTTTCAGGGTCTTTCTCGACGATCCGGAAGTGATAGCCCAGAGCGACTACGTGCTCAAGTACTTCCTCAGCTCCGTGCCCTTCTTCAACGGGGTATTCGTCATCGTCACTGGAACCTTTAGCTCGGCGGGCCACACAAAGAAGAGCATGGTACTCAACATGCTGCGCCTCTGGGGCCTCAGGATTCCGCTTAGCTACGCCTTCGGCTACGTTGGGGCCATAGAGGTTCTCGGCCTTAAGATCCCGCTGGCGGGTCTCTTCGGCTTCACGAGCAAGGGCGTATTCTTCGGGATGGGCATGAGCAACTTTCTTGCGGCGCTGGTGGCCCTGGCCTGGTTCATGCGCGGGAGCTGGATGAAAAGGATAATATAG
- a CDS encoding prolyl oligopeptidase family serine peptidase, translated as MEDPYIWMENLSDERVLRLIDEENRRFRDFIGNLGDELFPEVWEYSSLPALQGAKLTEKGVIAMYKERDRQVIRWLGGDTIIDSKELERELNDEVLLQGFTADKRGRFLAYSFSIGGADEGITRIVNLETGEILEELRPSVWDVTFLENGYYFSRFYRHGETPDGVKAPAVRLFFKDENGERMVFGEGLGSGYFLSLGKSTDGKTAMLTVTFGWNRADIYTGPIDAPELWKKVYSAEVPAEAVDVISGKLYVLTREGKGLGKVIAIDGKSVTEVIPEGEFPLEWAVITGNKILAGRLVHANHRLEVYSVDGEKLDEVTFDLPGSVHPLDTDGKRALLRYESFTVPYRLYEFEGELKLVEKQEVEGNFRVGEDFAVSKDGTRIHYFHVKGEKDDRKVWVFGYGGFNISLTPRFFPQVIPFIKRGGSFAVANLRGGSEYGEEWHRAGMREKKQNVFDDFVAVLSKLKGEGYKVAAWGRSNGGLLVSATLTQRPDVMDAALIGYPVIDMLRFHKLYIGSVWVPEYGNPDDPDDREFLLKYSPYHNVKPKKYPPTLIYTGLYDDRVHPAHALKFFMKMKEAGAPVYLRVETKSGHMGASPETRARELADLLAFVVKSLG; from the coding sequence GTGGAAGACCCGTACATCTGGATGGAAAACCTAAGCGATGAGCGCGTTTTGAGGCTCATCGATGAGGAGAACAGGCGCTTTAGGGATTTTATCGGCAACCTCGGCGACGAACTCTTCCCGGAGGTCTGGGAGTACTCCTCGTTGCCAGCTCTCCAGGGTGCTAAGCTTACGGAAAAGGGCGTTATAGCCATGTACAAGGAGCGGGACAGGCAGGTCATCAGGTGGCTTGGTGGAGACACTATAATCGACTCAAAAGAGCTCGAGAGGGAACTCAACGACGAGGTTCTCCTCCAGGGCTTCACCGCGGATAAACGCGGAAGGTTCCTCGCCTACAGCTTCTCCATAGGCGGTGCCGACGAGGGGATAACCCGGATAGTAAACCTCGAAACCGGGGAAATCCTGGAAGAGCTCAGACCTTCTGTGTGGGACGTTACCTTCCTTGAGAACGGCTATTACTTCAGCAGGTTCTACAGGCACGGAGAGACGCCGGACGGGGTCAAAGCTCCCGCCGTGAGGCTCTTCTTCAAGGACGAGAACGGGGAGAGGATGGTCTTTGGGGAGGGGCTTGGTTCCGGTTATTTCCTCTCACTGGGAAAGAGCACTGATGGAAAAACGGCTATGCTCACCGTCACCTTCGGCTGGAACAGGGCGGACATTTACACGGGACCAATAGACGCGCCAGAGCTCTGGAAAAAGGTCTACTCCGCCGAAGTCCCTGCTGAGGCTGTAGATGTTATCAGCGGCAAACTCTACGTCCTAACGAGGGAAGGCAAGGGGCTTGGGAAGGTGATAGCAATTGATGGAAAGAGCGTCACCGAGGTGATCCCTGAAGGGGAGTTCCCTCTGGAGTGGGCCGTGATAACGGGAAACAAAATCCTCGCGGGCAGGCTCGTGCACGCTAACCACAGGCTGGAGGTTTATTCCGTCGACGGTGAAAAGCTCGACGAGGTAACCTTTGACCTCCCCGGAAGCGTCCACCCGCTCGACACCGACGGAAAGAGGGCCCTTCTCCGCTACGAGAGCTTCACCGTGCCCTATCGCCTCTACGAGTTTGAGGGAGAGCTTAAGCTCGTCGAAAAGCAGGAAGTTGAAGGCAACTTCAGAGTCGGGGAGGACTTTGCGGTCTCAAAGGACGGAACAAGAATCCACTACTTCCACGTGAAGGGGGAGAAAGACGACAGGAAAGTCTGGGTCTTCGGATACGGCGGCTTCAACATCTCGCTGACGCCCCGCTTCTTCCCCCAGGTGATTCCGTTCATAAAGCGCGGGGGAAGCTTTGCGGTCGCCAACCTGCGCGGTGGAAGCGAGTACGGTGAAGAATGGCACAGGGCGGGAATGAGGGAGAAGAAGCAGAACGTCTTCGACGACTTCGTGGCTGTCCTGAGCAAGCTCAAGGGGGAGGGGTATAAGGTGGCCGCATGGGGAAGGAGCAACGGCGGGCTTTTGGTTTCGGCGACCCTCACCCAGAGGCCAGACGTTATGGACGCAGCCCTGATAGGCTACCCGGTCATCGACATGCTCAGGTTCCATAAACTCTACATCGGGAGCGTCTGGGTTCCGGAATATGGGAACCCCGACGACCCTGATGACCGGGAGTTCCTCCTTAAATACTCACCGTACCACAACGTGAAGCCCAAAAAATACCCGCCGACGCTCATCTACACTGGTCTTTACGACGACAGGGTTCATCCGGCGCACGCGCTGAAGTTTTTCATGAAAATGAAGGAGGCCGGCGCACCGGTTTACCTCCGCGTCGAGACCAAGAGTGGCCACATGGGCGCATCGCCTGAGACGAGGGCAAGAGAACTGGCCGATCTGCTCGCTTTTGTGGTAAAAAGCCTCGGCTGA
- a CDS encoding VIT1/CCC1 transporter family protein, which produces MEGMIELAMRFYGDEYSDSVLYAKLSKTEKDKGIKEEFLRLSQIESEHAKFWHGFLKARGVEVKKSGVSRIHELSVRVLRKLLGPGAVASLLELGERSAVQKYFRYLTEYSDRLSSDEVEKLKEVILDELEHEQFFRENKKRFHAENIRDIILGMNDGLVEILGAVTGLSAVYTTAPKLVGISGVIVGVAGSLSMGIGAFISVRSQRQVNEALRERMKVLFKISPERAKVEIKERLMESGVPEEVAENTAEELAKRGEGAVGLLTQEGNEDEVRSALYTGLAYLLGVIFPVLPYFLAPTSTVALPFSILLAGTVLAIVATLVSILSGISMKSKIMEMVTTGLGAAFLSYLFGRLMESVFHVSAL; this is translated from the coding sequence GTGGAGGGGATGATTGAGCTGGCCATGAGGTTCTACGGGGATGAATACTCCGACTCCGTGCTATACGCCAAACTCTCAAAGACAGAGAAGGACAAAGGCATAAAGGAAGAGTTTCTCCGCCTTTCGCAAATTGAGTCCGAACATGCGAAGTTCTGGCATGGGTTCCTGAAAGCCAGGGGCGTGGAGGTTAAAAAATCAGGGGTCAGCAGGATACACGAACTGAGTGTGAGGGTCTTGAGGAAACTTCTGGGGCCCGGGGCCGTTGCGTCCCTCTTAGAGCTGGGGGAAAGAAGCGCCGTCCAGAAGTACTTCCGATACCTAACGGAGTACTCGGACAGGCTCTCTTCGGATGAGGTCGAAAAGCTGAAGGAGGTCATCCTCGATGAGCTGGAGCACGAGCAGTTCTTCAGGGAAAACAAAAAGCGCTTCCACGCCGAAAACATCAGGGACATCATCTTAGGAATGAACGATGGCCTCGTGGAAATACTCGGCGCGGTGACCGGACTTTCAGCGGTTTACACCACAGCCCCGAAACTTGTCGGAATAAGCGGGGTTATCGTTGGCGTTGCGGGCTCCCTCTCAATGGGTATCGGGGCATTCATTTCGGTTCGCTCGCAGAGGCAGGTAAACGAGGCACTGAGGGAAAGGATGAAGGTTCTCTTTAAAATCTCCCCAGAAAGGGCGAAGGTGGAAATAAAGGAGCGCCTGATGGAAAGTGGTGTCCCGGAGGAAGTAGCCGAAAACACAGCTGAAGAGCTCGCAAAAAGGGGAGAGGGCGCTGTTGGACTCCTGACACAAGAAGGAAACGAGGACGAAGTCCGTTCGGCACTGTACACGGGCCTGGCCTATCTTCTCGGCGTGATCTTCCCGGTTCTCCCCTATTTCCTGGCACCCACGTCCACGGTGGCACTGCCGTTCTCAATACTACTCGCGGGGACAGTACTTGCCATCGTGGCGACCCTGGTATCGATACTCTCAGGGATTTCCATGAAGTCAAAAATTATGGAGATGGTTACAACGGGCCTCGGGGCGGCGTTCCTGAGTTACCTCTTTGGCAGGCTAATGGAGAGCGTCTTTCATGTCTCGGCCCTTTAA
- a CDS encoding GNAT family N-acetyltransferase: protein MDERRGTRKVERVEKPLELKDELLKFVFRVYQGTGGAYPALEWVEKKPSTDDFQGFRQVYEPFLEFRLGKEFDELYILREDGRIIGTVALVYSIEGKDVWWVPEEIKSEKAGLIEFFMVEPAYRGKGYGSRLLEFAVARLKELGREAYVITFPNLEAYSYYVRKGFTRVMDYKEFVVLKYRGGDRGGDD, encoded by the coding sequence ATGGATGAAAGAAGGGGAACTCGAAAGGTTGAGAGGGTTGAAAAGCCACTCGAGCTGAAGGACGAGCTCCTTAAGTTCGTCTTCCGGGTCTATCAGGGCACCGGAGGGGCTTACCCGGCACTGGAGTGGGTGGAGAAAAAACCCTCAACGGACGATTTTCAGGGCTTTAGACAGGTCTACGAACCCTTCCTTGAGTTCAGGCTTGGTAAGGAGTTTGACGAGCTCTACATCCTGAGGGAGGACGGAAGAATAATCGGAACCGTGGCCCTCGTCTACAGTATCGAAGGCAAAGACGTCTGGTGGGTGCCTGAGGAAATAAAGAGCGAGAAGGCGGGCCTCATCGAGTTTTTCATGGTGGAGCCAGCTTACAGGGGCAAAGGCTACGGTTCAAGGCTCCTCGAGTTCGCGGTGGCGAGGCTGAAGGAGTTAGGCAGGGAGGCCTACGTTATAACCTTCCCCAACCTTGAGGCTTACTCGTACTACGTTAGAAAGGGCTTTACCAGGGTCATGGACTACAAAGAGTTCGTTGTGCTGAAATACAGGGGTGGAGACCGTGGAGGGGATGATTGA
- a CDS encoding peroxiredoxin — protein sequence MEYLNVKVLDEGGQEKPLRDLVLGRWTVLYFYPKDNTPGCTAEAMEFTELLPEFEKLGVQVIGVSRDSPKSHHRFKEKHGLKVKLLSDPSAGLHRALGAWGKKKGYGREYEGAIRSTFILNPEGEIVWKRTNVQARGHAKEVLEEIKKLIGAED from the coding sequence ATGGAGTACCTCAATGTAAAAGTCCTCGATGAGGGCGGGCAGGAAAAGCCCCTAAGGGACCTCGTCCTTGGCAGGTGGACGGTCCTCTACTTCTACCCAAAGGACAACACGCCTGGCTGCACCGCGGAGGCGATGGAGTTCACGGAACTGCTCCCGGAGTTCGAAAAACTTGGCGTTCAGGTCATCGGCGTTTCCCGGGACTCGCCAAAGAGCCACCATAGGTTCAAGGAAAAGCACGGCCTTAAAGTAAAGCTCCTCAGCGATCCCAGCGCCGGGCTCCACAGGGCCCTCGGAGCGTGGGGCAAGAAAAAGGGCTATGGGAGAGAGTACGAGGGGGCAATAAGGAGCACCTTCATCCTGAACCCTGAGGGGGAGATCGTGTGGAAGAGGACAAATGTCCAGGCCAGGGGACACGCAAAAGAAGTGCTCGAGGAAATCAAAAAGCTAATAGGGGCGGAAGACTAA
- a CDS encoding ferritin family protein, with protein sequence MNELEALALALEVEKAELRFYIELAKKAKDERAKKMFLFLAGEEAGHWAIFEEKFLEALVEKCELPTVDRGLLEKLVVRVDEENPGEVEAVKIGMEQEKLTWEFYERAAEEAEHESVRKIFEMLAKVEKAHYELLKAQYDSVMKTGIWMDYQDFSLEVD encoded by the coding sequence ATGAACGAGCTCGAGGCTCTGGCCCTCGCCCTTGAAGTTGAAAAGGCCGAGCTCAGGTTTTACATTGAGCTTGCAAAGAAGGCCAAGGACGAGAGGGCGAAGAAGATGTTCCTCTTCCTCGCAGGGGAGGAAGCGGGCCACTGGGCAATCTTTGAGGAGAAGTTCCTGGAGGCGTTGGTGGAGAAGTGTGAACTCCCGACGGTGGACAGGGGGCTCCTCGAAAAGCTGGTTGTCCGGGTTGATGAAGAGAACCCCGGCGAGGTTGAGGCAGTGAAAATAGGAATGGAGCAGGAAAAGCTGACCTGGGAGTTCTACGAGAGGGCCGCTGAGGAAGCGGAGCACGAGAGTGTCAGAAAAATCTTCGAGATGCTGGCAAAGGTTGAGAAGGCCCACTACGAGCTTCTCAAGGCCCAGTATGACTCGGTCATGAAGACCGGCATCTGGATGGACTACCAGGACTTCAGCCTTGAGGTGGACTGA
- a CDS encoding ferritin family protein, translating to MLAKYPFELPKDRPLTRTEIAQALRWAIEAELDAINLYEQLAAGIEDERIKHIFLDVANEEKEHFGEFLAALFEVDEELAKHMKEGFEEVEEETGIKVNFSK from the coding sequence ATGCTTGCCAAATACCCCTTTGAGCTCCCGAAGGACAGGCCACTGACCAGGACAGAGATAGCGCAGGCCCTCCGCTGGGCGATTGAGGCGGAGCTCGATGCGATAAACCTCTACGAACAGCTCGCGGCGGGAATTGAAGACGAGAGGATAAAGCACATCTTCCTCGATGTCGCCAACGAGGAGAAGGAGCACTTTGGCGAGTTCCTCGCGGCACTCTTTGAGGTTGACGAGGAGCTTGCAAAGCACATGAAGGAAGGCTTTGAGGAAGTTGAGGAGGAGACGGGGATAAAGGTGAATTTCTCAAAGTAA
- a CDS encoding DUF555 domain-containing protein → MGDYVVVLEAPIIVKDVETNEDAVNVAVSKVTRALNRENLDFVRVELGYSQCPVCGAHFESAFVIGNVGLVGMYLTLKVFNAQSIEHAERIAKAVVGKALKKVPLKVFEIRELKNSEEGNGINLE, encoded by the coding sequence ATGGGGGACTACGTGGTGGTTCTTGAGGCACCGATAATCGTTAAAGACGTCGAAACGAACGAGGATGCAGTAAACGTGGCGGTAAGTAAAGTTACAAGGGCCCTCAACAGGGAAAACCTCGACTTCGTTAGGGTCGAGCTGGGCTACTCCCAGTGTCCCGTCTGCGGAGCCCACTTTGAGAGCGCCTTCGTAATAGGTAACGTTGGTCTCGTTGGTATGTACCTGACCCTCAAGGTCTTCAACGCCCAGAGCATCGAGCACGCCGAGAGGATAGCGAAGGCCGTCGTTGGAAAGGCCCTAAAAAAAGTCCCGCTGAAGGTTTTTGAAATAAGGGAGCTCAAAAATTCAGAGGAAGGAAACGGGATTAACCTGGAATGA
- a CDS encoding DUF357 domain-containing protein produces the protein MGREISEEKLQEYFKITGEALKRLEVAVHEKSLLGVVARDFLTMARSYFEDARYYYEKGDYVTAFAALNYAHGFIDAGVRLGVFKGEDDRLFAFG, from the coding sequence GTGGGGCGAGAGATCTCAGAGGAGAAGCTCCAGGAGTATTTTAAAATAACGGGCGAGGCGCTGAAAAGGCTCGAAGTGGCGGTTCACGAGAAGAGCCTCCTGGGTGTTGTTGCCAGGGATTTCTTAACTATGGCGAGGAGCTATTTTGAGGATGCCAGATACTACTATGAAAAAGGCGACTACGTGACAGCGTTCGCGGCGCTGAACTATGCGCATGGTTTTATCGACGCCGGTGTGAGGCTGGGGGTTTTTAAGGGAGAAGACGACAGGCTCTTTGCCTTCGGCTGA